One genomic segment of Scyliorhinus canicula chromosome 10, sScyCan1.1, whole genome shotgun sequence includes these proteins:
- the rrs1 gene encoding LOW QUALITY PROTEIN: ribosome biogenesis regulatory protein homolog (The sequence of the model RefSeq protein was modified relative to this genomic sequence to represent the inferred CDS: deleted 1 base in 1 codon), with amino-acid sequence MATLIEDVLAEAERSGPGGLRSIHVEKPLELQFDLGNLTALDSNPLKPGSFRQDPEEFLRSVARDNTQLLVNAIWQLPSERQNEAIVAKLPQPTTRIPREKALPKPRPPTRWEEFAKLKGIQKKKKSNLAWDKEKKEWRRRWGYKRANDETKDWVIEVPETADPNEDQFAKRVKAKKERVAKNELSRLHNIARAQKSKVPGVGLAPTGQPSKVDLSKAIHVAKAATASVGKFQDKLPKEKEQRNAGKKRKFQPLIGDFSAERQKQLELLKIMSNKKPKLDLTRAVNRQLREDEQEEAAKRKKMHPKGRKGGKGHNQNRRKGQGRKPTTKQRGNRK; translated from the exons ATGGCGACTCTGATTGAGGATGTTCTGGCCGAAGCCGAGCGCTCCGGGCCCGGAGGCCTGCGCTCTATCCACGTGGAAAAGCCACTGGAGCTGCAGTTCGATCTGGGCAACCTAACA GCGCTGGACAGCAACCCCCTAAAGCCCGGCTCTTTCCGGCAGGATCCCGAGGAGTTCCTGCGCTCAGTGGCCCGGGACAACACGCAGCTGCTGGTCAACGCCATCTGGCAGCTGCCGAGTGAGCGGCAGAACGAGGCCATCGTGGCCAAACTCCCCCAGCCCACCACACGCATCCCCCGAGAGAAAGCACTGCCCAAACCCCGGCCGCCCACCCGCTGGGAAGAATTCGCCAAACTCAAGGGGATCCAGAAGAAAAAGAAGAGCAACTTGGCCTGGGACAAGGAGAAGAAAGAATGGCGGCGCCGCTGGGGCTACAAGAGGGCCAACGATGAGACCAAAGATTGGGTAATTGAAGTGCCCGAGACTGCAGATCCCAACGAGGATCAATTTGCCAAACGGGTAAAAGCCAAAAAAGAAAGGGTGGCGAAGAATGAGCTGAGCAGGCTGCACAATATCGCCCGAGCTCAGAAGAGTAAAGTGCCCGGCGTGGGACTCGCCCCCACCGGTCAGCCAAGCAAAGTCGACTTAAGCAAAGCTATCCATGTGGCTAAGGCAGCCACGGCTTCAGTTGGCAAATTTCAGGATAAGTTGCCCAAAGAAAAGGAACAGAGGAATGCTGGCAAGAAGAGGAAGTTCCAGCCCCTGATTGGAGATTTTTCAGCTGAGAGGCAGAAACAACTGgagcttttaaaaataatgtcCAACAAGAAGCCAAAACTGGACCTCACCAGAGCTGTAAATAGGCAACTTCGTGAAGATGAACAGGAGGAGGCAGCGAAGCGAAAGAAAATGCATCCAAAAGGCAGGAAAGGAGGAAAAGGTCACAATCAAAATCGAAGGAAAGGCCAGGGTCGGAAACCGACCACGAAACAACGAGGAAACAGAAAATGA